Proteins co-encoded in one Marinitoga sp. 38H-ov genomic window:
- a CDS encoding methyl-accepting chemotaxis protein, whose amino-acid sequence MKSIKVKIALFVFIIVSFLGLFIGLFLYFNLGSSLKTILSDSSFSTLEQQSIQIKNFFDGLINQIKIVSNQNIFKNMNFDDSVEVLKRDLKILDDFSMLFIADMNGEAYTTSDVKVNIKDRKYFQDIISGKDIAISNVLISRADGTSIIVIAHSIKDENNNTIGLIGATISIERFFHFLTTDNEKGIYSFIIDSNGIIISHSIKDYLGKKILDLDGMGTIAQKILQGEKGYGNVITNNEKRMVFYAPIESLNWSVGLSIPEKILFENSKRIILFLNIILLITILIVLFISILLGNSISNPLITLSEKVKKFGEGDLTQKFEIKGKDEIANISESLNYMSKHLNEYFKEIKKSSEDLEKMTSDIYQNADIQVLQMNKINEKVEKINESSNSVSASVEEINSGIEEITAAAQNISTKIQDLFKKADDVSNTANEGNDSIIKIVEIISQAVEQSDKTVNTVGKLVSNAENIGQIVETIENITEQTNLLALNAAIEAARAGEAGKGFAVVADEIRKLAEESKKATERIAQILLEIQEEAKNASVATEKTGKIIKNIENESINISEKFKVIMKKIEQITLNIEDLSSSSEEQSASTEEISTGMDKITKDISLISEEISNITNSINIQSQNIEELDKFTKDLEEKSLILVKGLKRFKIS is encoded by the coding sequence TCATTTTCTACTTTAGAACAACAGTCAATTCAAATTAAAAACTTCTTTGATGGACTTATTAATCAAATTAAAATTGTTTCAAATCAAAATATATTTAAAAATATGAATTTTGATGATTCTGTTGAAGTATTAAAAAGGGATTTGAAAATTTTAGATGACTTTTCAATGTTATTCATTGCTGATATGAATGGAGAGGCTTATACAACATCAGATGTAAAAGTAAATATAAAGGATAGAAAATATTTTCAAGATATAATATCAGGAAAAGATATAGCTATTAGTAACGTTTTGATTTCGAGAGCAGATGGTACTTCCATAATAGTTATAGCCCATTCTATAAAAGATGAGAATAATAATACTATTGGTTTAATTGGAGCTACAATATCAATAGAAAGATTTTTTCATTTTTTAACAACAGATAATGAAAAGGGGATTTATAGTTTCATAATAGATTCTAATGGAATTATTATATCTCATTCAATAAAGGATTATTTAGGTAAAAAAATTTTAGATTTAGATGGAATGGGTACAATAGCTCAAAAAATATTACAAGGTGAAAAAGGTTATGGAAATGTTATTACTAACAATGAAAAAAGAATGGTTTTTTATGCTCCTATAGAATCTTTAAATTGGTCAGTTGGATTATCAATACCAGAGAAAATATTATTTGAAAATTCAAAAAGAATAATTCTATTTTTAAATATAATTCTATTAATAACAATTTTAATAGTATTATTTATTTCTATATTATTAGGAAATTCTATATCTAATCCATTAATAACATTATCAGAAAAAGTAAAAAAATTTGGTGAGGGTGATTTGACACAAAAATTTGAAATTAAGGGAAAAGATGAAATTGCAAATATTTCTGAATCTTTGAACTACATGTCAAAACACCTTAATGAATATTTTAAAGAAATAAAAAAATCATCTGAGGATTTAGAAAAGATGACTTCAGATATTTATCAAAATGCTGATATTCAAGTGTTACAAATGAATAAAATTAATGAAAAAGTGGAGAAAATTAATGAAAGTTCAAATTCAGTTTCTGCGTCTGTTGAAGAAATTAATTCTGGTATAGAAGAAATAACAGCAGCTGCTCAAAATATATCAACTAAAATACAAGATTTATTTAAAAAAGCAGATGATGTATCAAATACTGCGAATGAAGGTAATGATTCAATTATAAAAATTGTTGAAATAATTTCTCAAGCTGTTGAGCAATCTGATAAAACTGTAAATACAGTTGGGAAATTGGTATCTAATGCTGAAAATATAGGACAAATAGTTGAAACTATAGAAAATATCACAGAACAAACAAATTTATTAGCATTAAATGCAGCTATAGAAGCTGCTAGAGCTGGAGAAGCAGGAAAAGGATTTGCTGTAGTAGCTGATGAAATAAGAAAATTAGCAGAAGAATCAAAAAAAGCAACAGAAAGAATTGCTCAAATATTATTAGAAATACAAGAAGAAGCTAAAAATGCAAGTGTAGCAACAGAAAAAACTGGTAAAATAATAAAAAATATAGAAAATGAATCTATAAATATATCTGAAAAATTTAAAGTTATAATGAAAAAAATAGAGCAAATTACATTGAATATAGAAGATTTAAGTTCAAGTTCAGAAGAACAGAGTGCTTCGACTGAGGAAATATCCACAGGAATGGATAAAATTACCAAAGATATATCTCTTATTTCAGAGGAAATTTCAAATATAACTAATTCAATAAATATACAAAGCCAGAATATTGAAGAATTAGATAAATTCACAAAAGATTTAGAAGAAAAATCGTTGATTTTAGTAAAAGGTTTAAAAAGGTTTAAAATAAGTTAA